A DNA window from Oenanthe melanoleuca isolate GR-GAL-2019-014 chromosome 11, OMel1.0, whole genome shotgun sequence contains the following coding sequences:
- the CLEC3A gene encoding C-type lectin domain family 3 member A isoform X1, with translation MAQTGLRIFLLISLLLLDQTLSQASKLKARKHSKRRVKEKDDLKTQIDKLWREVNALKEIQALQTVCLRGTKAHKKCYLMSEGTKHFHEANEDCITKGGTLAIPRNNEETNILRDYGKKSAPSASEFWLGVTDMVHEGRFVDVNGMALHYFNWDRAQPNGGKRENCVFLSQPSQGKWVDEVCRTAKRYVCEFLIP, from the exons ATGGCACAAACTGGACTTAGGATTTTTCTCCTCATAAGCTTACTACTGCTGGATCAGACCTTGAGCCAGGCTTCCAAACTCAAAGCCAGGAAGCACAGCAAACGCAGAGTGAAAG AAAAAGATGACCTGAAGACCCAGATTGACAAACTGTGGCGAGAAGTAAATGCTCTGAAGGAAATACAAGCACTCCAGACAG TGTGTCTTCGTGGGACCAAGGCCCACAAGAAGTGCTACCTCATGTCAGAAGGCACCAAACATTTCCATGAAGCCAATGAAGACTGCATAACCAAGGGGGGGACGTTGGCTATCCCCAGGAATAACGAGGAAACAAACATCCTTCGAGATTACGGCAAGAAAAGCGCGCCCAGCGCGTCCGAGTTCTGGCTGGGTGTCACTGACATGGTGCACGAAGGGAGGTTTGTTGATGTCAATGGCATGGCTCTGCACTACTTCAACTGGGACCGTGCCCAGCCCAACGGAGGCAAGAGGGAGAACTGTGTCTTTTTGTCTCAGCCATCCCAAGGCAAGTGGGTGGATGAAGTCTGCCGCACTGCCAAGAGATACGTTTGTGAATTCCTGATCCCATAA
- the CLEC3A gene encoding C-type lectin domain family 3 member A isoform X2: MAQTGLRIFLLISLLLLDQTLSQASKLKARKHSKRRVKDDLKTQIDKLWREVNALKEIQALQTVCLRGTKAHKKCYLMSEGTKHFHEANEDCITKGGTLAIPRNNEETNILRDYGKKSAPSASEFWLGVTDMVHEGRFVDVNGMALHYFNWDRAQPNGGKRENCVFLSQPSQGKWVDEVCRTAKRYVCEFLIP, from the exons ATGGCACAAACTGGACTTAGGATTTTTCTCCTCATAAGCTTACTACTGCTGGATCAGACCTTGAGCCAGGCTTCCAAACTCAAAGCCAGGAAGCACAGCAAACGCAGAGTGAAAG ATGACCTGAAGACCCAGATTGACAAACTGTGGCGAGAAGTAAATGCTCTGAAGGAAATACAAGCACTCCAGACAG TGTGTCTTCGTGGGACCAAGGCCCACAAGAAGTGCTACCTCATGTCAGAAGGCACCAAACATTTCCATGAAGCCAATGAAGACTGCATAACCAAGGGGGGGACGTTGGCTATCCCCAGGAATAACGAGGAAACAAACATCCTTCGAGATTACGGCAAGAAAAGCGCGCCCAGCGCGTCCGAGTTCTGGCTGGGTGTCACTGACATGGTGCACGAAGGGAGGTTTGTTGATGTCAATGGCATGGCTCTGCACTACTTCAACTGGGACCGTGCCCAGCCCAACGGAGGCAAGAGGGAGAACTGTGTCTTTTTGTCTCAGCCATCCCAAGGCAAGTGGGTGGATGAAGTCTGCCGCACTGCCAAGAGATACGTTTGTGAATTCCTGATCCCATAA